The nucleotide window ACCTGACAGGTACTTTGTTGATGTTACAGTTAAAAAATCCAGTGACCTGTTTATTTTCTTCTTGCAATTTGTAAAGCAACACATTAGGTGCTTTCATCTCTTTATGTTTTAAGCATGAAACATCAGAAACATAGATGGCTGTTCCACATTAAAGAAAAACTAAATGGTCCCAATTATAGATGTCAAATTACATCTCCACTTTTGCAAATTGCCTGTGTGATTGGCATCACTGCATTGGTGGAGCCTCATGGACTGAGCTAGCCTTTCTTTTCCTTGATTCAGTAACTTGATTCCAAGATGTCATTTTAGGGTCAGCATGTGATGTGTGTCAAAGATGTTGAAGCGCTAAAAATTTAGGAAATAAGTTTATATGGGATGCCATCTCCCAAGTGACATTTTTTGCTATTTAAATAATCATACTAGATCACTGTGAACTTACATGGTAGAGTGTGAGAGAAAAACAGTAAAAGAATACACTCGCATTCTGAAGTTATTCACAATCTAACATTCTCTCGTTTTAAAGATAATTCTCAgcaaaagatagctcaagtttcTACCAAAGAGCTTTCTTCATTAAAAGTTGACAAACTGATACGTTACAGAAATAGATAAGGTTAATTCATCCTTGGGAATTTTGTGTTAACAAGAAAAATCTTTGGAATTGATCTTTGTTTAAATAACATGTGTTGAACCATGCATTGTATATCCTATTCTCCATTGACATTAATCAATTTTTGCAACTGCAATTAGTTATGATTCATGACATTATTAGCATTTTCATTTTACATATAAATTTGGAGCAAacattgatataatctatatccACCATCAGGTCAAGCTGTTCGCTTCATCCCTCTCTGATCTTTCTTTTTATTAGTTGAGTTCATTATTTAATACGTTGGCTTCAGTTATTCACACTTCGCAGCCACAACATGGATGCTGATGTTATCATAAAAGTTCTTCGAATGGACCTCAGTGTTGGACAGAGAGTTCAATAAATTTACCCTTCATCAGAAACTGATTTTAGTTTTATTATGTCAAATAAATTTCCAATATTCAAATTGGAGGTCACTGTTAGTCCATAcatttattaatatataataagTTTGATTTTTCATTTTCCTGCTTGTTACCTCTCTTATGAATCTATTCACAACAATTGTGCTATTCTAGCTTGAGACCTGAAGTTATAGTATCTCGACAAGGCATGTTCTTTGAAATGTATGGACTCTATTTGTTTGGGTGCTCTTTTTTTAGCTGAAAATTTTTTAATTCGATCCTCGGATTTTTTTTATTACTGCAGGTAAATTTATTAAACAATTAACGTTCATTAATAATCACTTTGAAGTTGATCAGTATGTTTGGACATACTTTGGTGGCAGTTTTGTTCGGTTGTGGTTCTACTTAAAGAGCCTTTAAGTGATggatcaaaattttcattttagcCATTGAAACTATTTTTTATAGTTGCTCCCTTGTGTTCATCAGTTGGGGGAGTTAGTATGAGAATCTTTTTGACTAATTCTTTTACATGAGAACAAACTGGTGGCATATTCCATTGGTTTTATAACTTAAGTATTTAATACTATTGAGCAAAATTTCTCGTTTGGCCTCATAAAAATTACAGGGTAAAGTTAAGAATCTAAACTTGACAAAAAGTGGACACTGTTGATGTTATCTTTTACATTTTGGAAATCCGACTCTCACAAACATATCGTTTGATTGAAATAATCCTGTGTTTGAACAAGCCTATTTTACTGATCAAATGATGACTTTGATTAGCAGAAatgtaaattatttaaatttatcatgATTAGTATAAGTCATGAAATTTCAATTGCACTTCCATTTACATATTTGATTTTATGCGTAGTAAATTTAATACTACGATAAACTATTTCATGGAAGATACCTGGTTTCATTTATAGCAAAGTATTCTAAGACCTTTTTAGAGTGAATGGATGGTGTCACAATTTTCTGCAGGATAAATGAGGATGAGCTTCAAAGATTTTATGATGCAGCAAATGGTGACCTTTCATGCTTGCTCTCATCACTCAAGAAAACAATTCGTTGGAGGGAAACATACAGTATCCTTTCTTTGCAGGAACTTGAAAAGTGGTCACACTTGGTTTTCTGgcatggatttgatgtgatgcttCGACCTTGCCTTGTTATTCGTCTTGGACTTGCATGTTCTAGATTGGTGCCTCATGAAAGGCCACGATTTACTCAAGCTGTCGGTATGTCTCCTTTTTTTGTTGTCATCTAAGTTTCTAGTAATATATTACTTGAATGTTCCAAGTAGTAGCATTCGTATATGTTGTTGATTAAACTTTGGTTGCATTTGTGTATGTTCTAGATTACATCTTAGCTGCATAGATTCTGATATGAAACTCAAAATTTTGGCAATATTTGACCCGCTCTTGAACTTGTCCTCATGTTACTCATTTATTTTGGAGAAAATAATCATATCGGTGCATTGACCCTTCTTTGACCCTGCATTGACAAGAGCCTCTTGAACTGCCTCCTCCACTCCCTGCGTTACTCATTACTAAAGCAATGAATCTTCTCAACATGGACTTTTTTCCTAAATCCTTTGTTCtgcttctatccaaatctttctcTGTACCACTTGAATTTCCACCCCTTTGTCTTCAGTAAGATTTATTTGCATTTTGGGAGCCTTTGTCTTATACAACACTGATTCCATCTAATTAATTAGATTTCTCATACCCCGTGAATCAACatcaatcatcattacattttccaCAGAGAGGTGGTCTCCATTCAGGTTATGGaattaatatatttatatgtagAGTTACGTCTATGCACATTGATTTTCCCCAATCCCACATTGGTGTGTGCCTCATCCGCCGGGTTTGTCCCCTTTTTAGTTATTCCAAATGTAGCACTTTAGTTGGCTGATAGAAGGAATGCCTCATTCTATTAGGCAAGAACCCAAAGTAAGAGCAGGATGAAGTTGAGCATTGGATCAACGGCTGGTGCTTTTTTGTAATAGCGGGAATGCGGGATATCCTCCACTTTCCTTTCTTTCACCAAGAAAGAAGCATAGAAGGTGTAAGCATGCTATTCCACAATTTTTCTCTTAGAGAAGCTAAAGTTGCTAGACCACCATTGATGTTGACCCTTACTATGAGTGATCAGAGGATCAGCAGCAAACTTATTCTCTTATATTGTTGCAGTTGCTACTGCTGTTTTCTTTATCTACCCTTGCATTCAAGCTCACAGACAtaaattttctaatctcttatcaATAAATGTTGAAGAGCTCAATTTCGTGCAATGGTTGTCTGGGTATGTATTGTTACTACTCACATTTCACATGAGCAGTATACAGCACTACTGCTATAGCTACTATTCACATCAAAAGTTTTGGAAATCTTTGGACATGTCaattcatttattatttattaattgtcAAAATTTTTAGCTGTATGTGCTTGTTAAGGAACTATTCGTTGTGTGTTATTTTGTCCAGTATTTTCCAATCAAATCAAAGTAAGAATTTGAACTATCTTTTCagcttttgtttcttcttctctcACTAGAGTACTTCTTTGTTAGATGCTTTTTTCTATTAGATGAGTTCTGAAGTTATACTGTAGTCAATTACAAATGAGATTTCAGTAGACCTGTTGTGTGAATAGTTCACATCATGTGCAGGACTCCTGATCCATGACTCCTGATTGATGCTAACCTACTTGGCAAGAACATTAACGTGTCAAGTCTATAATCTGATAAATATGAGAAATAAATCTTGTTTGTCATTAGCAGCTAGGTTTCAGGAATGTCTGGCTTTTAGCTAACATCTCAATTACATTATTGTGATTTTTTGAATTGCTGCAGTTTCTCAATTAGAACATGGAATCCTGCATTTGATCAATGAAGAAGATCCTCGTGTCACTGTTCTAATGGACTGCGAAGGGATCTCTCCATTCAAATTCCCGATGCAAATGATGAGATCTTGTTCCTCTCTTGTACAAGATCACTATCCAAATCGACTTGGTTGCTTATTTGTTTTACGTCTTCCTCCAGTTGTTcgagttcttgctcagacaattaTTCAAGTAATTATTGTATTTATCATCGTTGTTGTTCGATATTCTTCATatttcaatttcttattgaaatttgCGGATGTCTATCACTAGTAGATGGAACTAGTTTCTGTTCTTAGTTAAACTTCATTTGTCAATCACTGCAGTATTACTAAGTTTGTATTTATGCTCATTTCCTGTTAAGGCTGATGATTTTCtctatagaaaaaaaattaatttctacTGGTTTTCTTATAGATTGATTATCAAGAGTCCAGTCATTTCAGCACCTTTTGCATTTGAATTAACTTGTTATGTTTAATTTTGTACATCAGTAAGATTTTAATTTTTAGGGTGTGCCTTGGTCTCAAAGTTTCAAATGCCTGTTGGTACGAGCGAATCAGCATATTGACCAGTATTTACTGGTCTGAGCAAGGGCCAATACTTGCTTGCTAAACTTCATTACATTTAGAAGTTACAAGAATATTGTGATAGTGTCACTAGGTGAATAAGTTGAAGCAACAAATATTTAATAGCTATAATAGCAGCATAGCTGGGGACCAAAGTTAAGACAAATTCTAATAAATTATTATCCAAAACTTTATTTTTTGTCATATGTTCCCAAGAGAAAGATAGGTTAAGGTGGCAACTTGGCTGGAAGCTAAGATTGCTACTTTCAGCTTTTTCCCAAGCAACTATAAGAATGGTGACTTAAGCATGAGCACAATGCTAAGTTTAATGCTTGAAGGTTCTTCCTTATATCTCTATTATGTTATACTGCAGGATCCTTCACTGTTGAGCTTGTCCAGTAAATAATGCTCTGAAATAAAAAAAAGCTTCTTTTATCTACTTTTGAGCTGGAATATTGGTAATGCAATAAAATAGGTGAATCATTTATTATTGTATTTGCCTCGAGTGCATCTGTAACTTGTTCGATCATACAATTTCTATGCTTCTAGGCCTACATTTGTGTTTCTTTGTTAATTTCTTCTTTGAGACATGCATATGATTTAGCTAATTTGCAGTCTTTGGTGTAATAGGTTCTAAAGCCAATAACTCGGCAGAAGTTACGTATCGAGGGAGAATCTTACCAGAAGGTCTTATCTGAATTCCTTCAAAATGTGCCTGCTTTTCTACGAGGGAATTGCACTTGTTCACACTGTGAGAACCTTGTTGCTGACTGGCCATCAAGTCGAATGGCTGAAACTAGAATTCAATCTTGTGGGAATGTCTCAGAAGATGAGTCAGCTGGTGatgattatccaactcatgaactTGCTTTCAGTGGTAACTGTGACCATGTCCTGAGGGCTGCAATCATAGCCTTCCTCATGCTGTGTGTTTTAGTTGCATTTCTCGCTGGTATGTATGATCCTGAATCCCTTGCATCACCACCTTGATGTTGCGTTATTACTTGGATCTCTATGGTATGGTGCCATTAAATTTCTTGTCTCCAGTTGGTAGTGCCACTCTGTGGGATCTTTAAGTTATCGCTTTGTCTATAGGTAGAGCTATAGGCAGGTCTTCTTTGTGGATTGCTACAAATCCTTTGTTTTATCCCTACAACCTTAGCATGACTGAAAGGGTACAAGGGCCCCCCATCATATTTAAGTATACAGGTTAATAAACTAGTTCATGTGTGATGTACATTAAATAGTCCATTGTGCAGTCTGTGTTTACAATAAAGTTGCTCCTGTTTATGTTTGTTCATGAGGATGCTGTTATTGGATTTCAAGTCTATGCGTCAGATGATGAAGATATTTGGTTGATCTTTAAGCAAGTGACATTTAGTTGTGGTCTTGTTGTACCAAGCATTAGACACGGCAACAAGCATTAGATACCCTCCCTCCCTCCCACCCAAACAATAAAGTCGGGGTGGCTTCAATCGCTAAAGAACAAAACCAGGGTGATGATGATGGCAAGCAGAGAGGACGCTGCAGCAGCGGGGCAGCTGTGCTTTAGCAGCAGTCTGCATTGCCTCCTCCCTCCCATGTACAAACCAGGAGGAAAAATGGGATATCATAAATACTATGGAGTGGCAATTGTAACACCTCCACCTGTGTCTGTTGGACTTTCATGGATATGGCCACATCAAGTCGAACTGATACTTACTATGGTGGACCACATTTGGCGTCCATCCTTTTTTTTCTGATCCTCGATGATACCTATTCGTAGTCGAGGTGGATCATTATTGTTACCAGCAATCTGAGTTCCAATTACCATGAAAGATACAAACAATGGAGAGCTTGGGGAAGTTTTGATCCCCCAAATGTTGCAGTCAGGATTGGTCTCGAGTTTATTACCAAGTCCGTGCACCTTCTTGGGAGTAGAGTGTAGATGATGATGTCTCGAGCATATCTTCTTCCTTGTTGCTGTGGtctctgctctgctctgctccGCTCTGTACAAATTATCACCACATATTTGGTTGGACAAGATGACAGGCGGCCTCCTTTTCATGCCCGGGGTGCAATGCTCCTCCATCCAGAGCAGTTTCTCTCTCTTGCTGCATCTCAGCTTTTACTTTTACCTTTACCTTGATCTTGGACAAGTAACATCGCTCCTCTTCATGTTTCTTCCCCTTCCTTTCTTCGTTCTCTGCCGCCCATTGCAGAAACAGGAACAACAAAACTTGCAGATCCAGTGGGAGATTCTACCAAAAGCTGGACATACCTCAAAGCAGTGCATACTCCCAACATTTATTTTCCACCACACCGACCAGCCGATGTGTAGTTTACATAGATAGTAATGACAGTGAAACAAGCTAAGACTGCTGAAACCAAGGCAACACCGCTGACTACTACCGACATAACTCTACTAAGCATTCGTAAAAGAGAGTAGAACCAGGGTCTTCTTAATGCTTCTTGGGGACACCTTGCTTGAGCTCCTGAGCAGCCAAAGCCGACGACGGAGGTGAAGGATCTGCAGCTTCTTCCGTTGATGATGTCTTGCCCGACCTGGCTGCAGCCTTCTTCTCACCACCCTCCATTGGAGGAGCCTCAAAGCTGGTTAAGCTCTCCGGCAGAGCGAAGACGGTCTGCGATGCCCTCCTCTGGTGACGACTTGGCCTTTCGGACATCCTTCCGTGGGAGACACAGGAAATAGTAGAAGGGAGCAAGGCAGCAGGAGGCGGAGGTTCAAGTATAAGTAAGCAGAGCTATCAAAGCAGCTTTAATGTCGTTCGGACATTGACCAAACCCTCGCATTAAATGAGAGGAACGAACATGGCGACGCCAGAAgagagtcatatatatatatatataatatatatatatatatgggagaaGACGATGTCTTATCCGCCGCCATGAAGTTACATGAATGCCCTGAGCTCGAGAGAAAAGGTGGGTAGATTACCGAGAAGCAAACACTGTATTTTGTTTTCCTTGGTGGAAATCTGAACCATATTATGAACATGGGTGAAATGTACTTGGTCCAATCGCCACCTGATGGAAGAGGAGGAAACATCGATGCCACAATGAAgtagatcgagagagagagagaaaaaacatTGATGCTACAAATGGAAGAGTGATGTATGTATGGATCTTAGGGGAAGTAAATGCTTCGAAGAACTCCACACCTCAATGTGAGAGTCAATTAGTCTTCACGTGTCGGACGGATCCAATGGTATTAAATGGGGAATCGAATAACAGTAAGCGATCTTTCTGCTCATacaataattttcttttcttttttgcagaTGACAAAATGCTGGATGGGTTACAAATaccgaaaaagaaagagagatcaTTTCTTGTTCTTTACGTTCTCCTCGAAAAGGACAAAAAAAATaccaaaaatatttattgaatctGTACATCGATATGAATACGTAGTCGTCCATAAATCTCGACACTACCAACCATGACGAGGAATGTGCAGACCTCAGGAACGCAAATATAACGACGAAAATTGAACAAAATGGCAAcaaaaatgaaagaaatgtttCATCAATGCCAGCAATCCACCATCGGAATCTCGTCCATGACTTCCGATCCCGGACCGAGCTTGATATCATTCTCCAAAGGCGGCAAGTTCAAGTCCAAAAGCCTCTCTCTCCGCTCCACCGGCTTCTCCGCCGCTAGGATGAGGCCGGAGCCGACGGTTGTTGTGGCTCTGTGCCGCCTCATGTGGCCTCCCAGGGCCTGCCCTATGGCGAACTCGACACCGCAGATGGAGCACTCGTGCACCCTTCGCTTGGCGGCCGCCCCGGCTTGCGTTTGACCGTGGCCGTGGCCGTCCAGCCTCGGCTTCTTGTGGCTCGCTCGGTGACCGCCGAGCGCTTGGAACGAAGGGAACTGCCGGTTGCATGTTCTGCACTCGAACACCCGTTCCGACGACGACTGCACCAAGTAATCGCTCTCTTCTGTTCCGCCGCCGCTGCGTCCTCGTGAAAGAAGCAACAAGACGTTGGCCATGTTGATGCAGGCCACTTgtttctctccctctcctcctccaaaTCTGCATCTCTTCATGTCTCACTCGAGAACCAAAAGGGTTTACAGAGAGAAGCGAAGGTGATGCAAAGGATGAAGCGAACGACTCGAGACTGATATTTAATGCAGGCTGTTCTTTTGTGGCTTGACTAAGCTGCACATCGGAGGACGATCTGGTGGACACGTTAATGGCAGCTGCTAAACGTGAAGTACGTGGTTGCCCCCCTCAAGAAGGAACCCAACGGATCAACACAAAAATGTGATATCGCATGAAACTTGCTTCTAAAGACGACCGTCCGTGTGATCAGAGGAGCCTGCATGCATGCTGCAAATTACTTTTACACTGTAATAATATTAGCTCGCCTGCATCGCCCTTTGAAGTCAGCATGAGCTTCGCTTATCAGATTCTTCCCTCACTAGTCTCCTTACCCGCATACAGTTACGTTCTTAGCCGAGGAAGGAGACATGTATGTATGATCATCACGTTGGATCCACGAGAACTAACTCGAGTTGCAGCTTCATGTCTTAGATTGTTACTGGTTGCAATGGAACTTTTAGGTGGAAGACATGTAGGTGGATCGTGTTTGACTTTTGTGCGTACTATAATAATGCGGAGTCAATGAGGTGGGGAATCCATTGTTTAATGTCAGGCTGCGTGTTCTCGTCATGGCTTCCGTAGCGCAGCAATCTTAAAATGCATCAGACTGCTTCTCGTGGAAAGCAAAGGCCAATTTCGGCTTCCGTTTACTAAGAGGAGAGGATGAAACTTGGAGTTATGTTGATGAGGAGGTCAGCAAGAAAACGATGGGCTCTTAGACTCGCGAAAGTCTAAGCGAAATTATAATAGCCGAATGAGAAGGTGTGTGACATGATACGTAATAATGCCTTGAGATCAA belongs to Musa acuminata AAA Group cultivar baxijiao chromosome BXJ3-5, Cavendish_Baxijiao_AAA, whole genome shotgun sequence and includes:
- the LOC135638916 gene encoding uncharacterized protein LOC135638916 isoform X2, with protein sequence MPRKALVASFPSNISPKAFKNLVSYKFSSQQRGPTGQIALFLLKVAALETVRRFSRARCPFVWKTIQALQVLCYPPFKWIRRWTPFGMMVEGIQKISRPLLVLSIATAFSDYSANCKSQVHCVDDPQPNSDLPRISSASDVSSSSDFVKEDSRNWMLELIAELEKKGITLPDRINEDELQRFYDAANGDLSCLLSSLKKTIRWRETYSILSLQELEKWSHLVFWHGFDVMLRPCLVIRLGLACSRLVPHERPRFTQAVVSQLEHGILHLINEEDPRVTVLMDCEGISPFKFPMQMMRSCSSLVQDHYPNRLGCLFVLRLPPVVRVLAQTIIQVLKPITRQKLRIEGESYQKVLSEFLQNVPAFLRGNCTCSHCENLVADWPSSRMAETRIQSCGNVSEDESAGDDYPTHELAFSGNCDHVLRAAIIAFLMLCVLVAFLAGMYDPESLASPP
- the LOC135638916 gene encoding uncharacterized protein LOC135638916 isoform X1; translation: MSDSSSKSQSLNTLSSENMPRKALVASFPSNISPKAFKNLVSYKFSSQQRGPTGQIALFLLKVAALETVRRFSRARCPFVWKTIQALQVLCYPPFKWIRRWTPFGMMVEGIQKISRPLLVLSIATAFSDYSANCKSQVHCVDDPQPNSDLPRISSASDVSSSSDFVKEDSRNWMLELIAELEKKGITLPDRINEDELQRFYDAANGDLSCLLSSLKKTIRWRETYSILSLQELEKWSHLVFWHGFDVMLRPCLVIRLGLACSRLVPHERPRFTQAVVSQLEHGILHLINEEDPRVTVLMDCEGISPFKFPMQMMRSCSSLVQDHYPNRLGCLFVLRLPPVVRVLAQTIIQVLKPITRQKLRIEGESYQKVLSEFLQNVPAFLRGNCTCSHCENLVADWPSSRMAETRIQSCGNVSEDESAGDDYPTHELAFSGNCDHVLRAAIIAFLMLCVLVAFLAGMYDPESLASPP
- the LOC135638064 gene encoding zinc finger protein ZAT12-like, encoding MKRCRFGGGEGEKQVACINMANVLLLLSRGRSGGGTEESDYLVQSSSERVFECRTCNRQFPSFQALGGHRASHKKPRLDGHGHGQTQAGAAAKRRVHECSICGVEFAIGQALGGHMRRHRATTTVGSGLILAAEKPVERRERLLDLNLPPLENDIKLGPGSEVMDEIPMVDCWH